In the genome of Coraliomargarita algicola, one region contains:
- a CDS encoding glycosyltransferase family 2 protein, translating into MEVELTEETTQVSVIIPCFNEEATIERTLNALLQQTFAASFMEVFIIDGLSTDATREVIANWSQQHPELQLQVLDNPARQIPHALNLGIAAATAPIILRMDAHAIPAKDYVARCVAHIQAGRADNVGGQWEVQSSVETVAGRAIAIAAGHPLGSGGASYRSGGEAAEVDTVPYGCFRAETLRRVGAYDESLLANEDYELNVRIRQSGGVVYFDPEIRCVYFSRPTYARLWQQYNNYGYWKARMARRYPSTLRVRQLMPPVLVLVFALSLYASLMAGVFLHPLGILLLPCILLGYAAALCVGMQLRGPRVPIELQLGVLRAIVCMHLAWGSGFLKGCLFAPRYSSSV; encoded by the coding sequence ATGGAAGTCGAACTGACAGAAGAAACGACGCAGGTGAGCGTGATCATTCCTTGCTTCAACGAAGAGGCGACGATCGAGCGCACGCTGAACGCCTTGCTGCAGCAGACTTTTGCGGCGTCTTTTATGGAAGTCTTTATCATTGATGGACTGTCGACGGATGCGACGCGGGAGGTGATCGCAAACTGGTCGCAGCAGCACCCCGAGTTGCAGCTACAAGTGCTGGATAACCCGGCGCGTCAGATCCCGCATGCTTTGAATCTGGGCATTGCGGCGGCGACGGCCCCCATCATTTTGCGTATGGATGCACATGCGATCCCCGCGAAGGATTATGTGGCGCGTTGTGTGGCACATATTCAAGCCGGGCGTGCGGATAATGTGGGCGGGCAGTGGGAGGTGCAATCCTCGGTGGAGACTGTTGCTGGACGAGCGATTGCGATTGCGGCGGGGCACCCACTCGGCTCGGGTGGTGCGAGTTATCGCTCCGGTGGCGAGGCGGCCGAAGTGGATACAGTGCCTTATGGATGCTTTCGAGCGGAGACACTCCGCCGTGTGGGAGCCTATGACGAGAGCTTGCTGGCGAACGAAGACTACGAGCTCAACGTAAGGATTCGCCAGAGTGGGGGCGTCGTGTATTTTGACCCGGAAATTCGTTGTGTTTACTTCTCACGTCCGACCTATGCTAGATTGTGGCAGCAATATAATAATTACGGCTATTGGAAGGCGCGCATGGCGCGGCGCTATCCGTCGACCTTACGCGTGCGTCAGTTGATGCCGCCCGTCTTGGTGCTGGTTTTCGCCTTGTCGCTCTACGCTTCTTTGATGGCAGGCGTGTTTTTGCATCCATTGGGCATCTTACTGTTGCCATGCATCTTGCTTGGGTATGCCGCGGCTTTATGCGTGGGGATGCAATTGCGTGGCCCGCGGGTGCCAATTGAGCTGCAGCTGGGTGTGCTGCGGGCGATTGTCTGTATGCATTTAGCTTGGGGCAGCGGTTTCTTGAAGGGCTGCTTATTTGCGCCGAGGTACTCTAGCTCCGTTTAG
- a CDS encoding serine O-acetyltransferase: protein MSIKEDLKAKARWLYQSDTAAALVKVCLTDGTFALLCYRGMQWSQRAKLTPLTMVFNKLNVWFGQCIIGRGAEFGERLVLIHSQGIVINGEVSGGDDIMIEHQVTIGAEGRQAPQLGSRVFIGAGAKIIGAVKIGDDVKIGANAVVTKDLPDGATAVGVPAKVIKIYGDPVAK from the coding sequence ATGTCTATTAAAGAAGATTTAAAAGCAAAGGCACGTTGGCTGTATCAAAGCGATACGGCTGCCGCATTGGTCAAGGTGTGCCTGACTGATGGGACTTTTGCGCTGCTTTGCTACCGTGGCATGCAGTGGTCGCAGCGGGCCAAATTGACGCCGCTGACGATGGTGTTTAACAAACTGAACGTTTGGTTTGGTCAATGCATCATCGGGCGTGGGGCGGAGTTTGGAGAGCGGTTGGTTTTGATTCATAGTCAGGGGATTGTGATCAATGGCGAAGTGAGTGGCGGTGATGACATCATGATTGAGCATCAAGTGACTATTGGAGCCGAGGGGCGCCAAGCACCCCAACTCGGGAGTCGTGTCTTTATCGGGGCAGGGGCCAAAATTATCGGTGCGGTGAAGATCGGGGACGACGTGAAGATCGGCGCGAACGCGGTGGTGACTAAAGATTTGCCCGATGGGGCGACTGCAGTCGGGGTTCCCGCAAAAGTCATTAAGATCTACGGTGACCCTGTCGCGAAATAG
- a CDS encoding glycosyltransferase family 4 protein, translated as MKKVIYHFRTRGTGPEGVHIAGIAEGFEEAGYEVSFVSPTGRDPRQFRGSNPFKQSRESLLQRLSRYAPQVVFECGEIAYNRSAIQQMQAAMQDCDWIYERYAFFCHAAQSVAERFKKPYALEVNELAGDERVRKQVLTKRCRENERRILLGAKAVFPVSQYLADRIAEIGVAPERIHVVPNGVDAQQFFGRELEPREHLRARYGLQAGDRAYGFVGWFVPWHELDRLLSAFAQSFAGQLDRKLVLAGDGPLREALLEQAQALGIQQQLLLPGAIDYADIPAFLSALDVGIVPAVNAFRSPIKLFEYMGAGLPIVASRVEAVQSVLPDMQSAFLFDQTEIADLVRALQAVDACDAEVVGRENRALCQQQYTYQKHAQTICQVMEAR; from the coding sequence TTGAAAAAAGTAATCTATCATTTCCGAACCAGAGGCACCGGTCCTGAGGGCGTGCATATTGCAGGCATTGCGGAAGGTTTCGAGGAGGCGGGTTACGAGGTGTCGTTTGTGAGCCCGACGGGGCGCGATCCGCGTCAGTTCCGTGGCAGTAATCCTTTTAAGCAAAGTCGAGAGAGCTTATTGCAGCGCCTGAGTCGCTATGCGCCGCAAGTCGTCTTCGAGTGCGGTGAGATCGCCTATAATCGTTCGGCGATTCAACAGATGCAGGCGGCCATGCAGGACTGTGATTGGATTTACGAGCGCTATGCGTTCTTTTGTCATGCTGCGCAAAGCGTTGCGGAGCGATTTAAGAAGCCCTATGCGCTGGAGGTGAACGAACTGGCGGGCGATGAGCGTGTGCGCAAGCAAGTGTTGACGAAGCGCTGCCGCGAGAATGAACGTCGTATTTTACTGGGGGCGAAAGCGGTCTTTCCAGTCAGTCAGTATTTGGCGGATCGCATTGCCGAGATTGGTGTCGCACCTGAGCGGATACACGTGGTGCCCAATGGCGTGGATGCGCAGCAGTTTTTCGGGCGTGAGTTGGAGCCACGCGAGCACTTGCGTGCGCGCTACGGATTGCAAGCGGGTGATCGGGCCTATGGCTTTGTCGGCTGGTTTGTGCCTTGGCACGAGTTGGATCGATTGTTAAGTGCCTTCGCGCAGTCCTTTGCCGGCCAGTTGGATCGGAAGTTAGTGCTGGCGGGCGATGGCCCCTTGCGCGAGGCCTTGCTGGAGCAGGCGCAGGCACTGGGGATTCAGCAACAATTGTTGCTACCGGGCGCGATTGATTATGCCGATATTCCGGCATTTTTGTCAGCTTTGGATGTGGGGATCGTGCCGGCAGTGAACGCCTTTCGCTCGCCGATCAAACTCTTTGAATACATGGGGGCAGGCCTGCCGATTGTGGCGAGTCGTGTCGAAGCTGTGCAGTCTGTTTTGCCGGATATGCAATCAGCCTTTCTCTTTGATCAAACAGAGATCGCCGACCTGGTGCGTGCTTTGCAAGCAGTGGATGCCTGCGATGCTGAAGTGGTTGGGCGGGAGAATCGGGCGCTGTGTCAGCAGCAATATACTTATCAGAAGCATGCGCAGACCATATGTCAGGTGATGGAAGCTCGCTAG
- a CDS encoding glycosyltransferase: MKRIAHLVINLNHGGAEQLVVRWALQRLQQDAQSTYVITLDEPGALAEQLPQTNHYCLSAQRQRKPWDRTAMRRLRQFLKEKSIDVLHSHNLAAQQYAVLGTVGSAVAHVQTQHGANTHVLGMGNRLRSALLARLTGAVVAVSAGTRDSMAAQQFIPAQKIRLIPNGVAAYSQVDELEVARMRAQYGLDDCIVFGSVGRLAAVKGWARFLPEFAAFASQVHAVAGGKPAKLLLVGDGPERAAIEQQAKSLGIADLVVLAGFQTDPQPWLALMDVFLLPSLSEGLSVALLEALEGGLYACVTDVGDCGAVVREVGHGTVLVDEPSGWSQQLLEIYQARPPRRVAALSSSSAGRIYSQSHCLECYEDLYTSVAINP, encoded by the coding sequence ATGAAACGTATCGCGCATCTAGTCATCAATTTGAACCACGGCGGCGCGGAGCAACTGGTGGTGCGCTGGGCCTTGCAACGTTTGCAGCAAGATGCGCAGTCGACCTATGTGATCACACTTGATGAGCCCGGTGCGCTGGCGGAGCAATTGCCGCAGACCAACCACTACTGTTTATCAGCTCAACGACAGCGCAAGCCCTGGGATCGCACGGCGATGCGCCGTTTGCGGCAATTCCTGAAAGAGAAGTCGATTGATGTGCTGCATTCGCACAATTTGGCGGCGCAGCAATACGCGGTGTTGGGCACGGTGGGCTCGGCAGTGGCACACGTGCAGACGCAGCATGGAGCCAATACACATGTTCTTGGCATGGGCAATCGCTTGCGTAGTGCCTTACTGGCGCGCTTGACCGGTGCTGTGGTTGCGGTATCTGCGGGGACGCGCGATTCGATGGCGGCTCAGCAATTTATCCCCGCGCAGAAGATTCGTTTAATTCCCAATGGCGTGGCTGCGTATTCGCAGGTGGATGAGCTGGAGGTGGCTAGGATGCGTGCCCAATACGGCTTGGATGATTGTATTGTATTTGGCTCCGTCGGGCGTTTGGCGGCAGTGAAGGGCTGGGCGCGTTTCTTACCTGAGTTTGCCGCCTTTGCCTCGCAGGTGCATGCGGTGGCGGGAGGCAAGCCTGCGAAGCTTCTACTGGTGGGCGATGGGCCGGAGCGAGCAGCGATCGAGCAGCAAGCCAAGTCGCTGGGTATTGCAGATTTGGTGGTCTTGGCTGGTTTTCAAACGGATCCACAGCCTTGGTTGGCATTAATGGACGTCTTTCTATTACCTTCATTGAGTGAGGGATTGTCGGTTGCCTTATTGGAAGCCTTGGAGGGTGGGCTCTATGCCTGTGTCACGGATGTCGGGGACTGCGGGGCTGTGGTGCGCGAAGTGGGGCATGGCACCGTGTTGGTCGACGAGCCTAGTGGGTGGTCGCAGCAATTGCTGGAAATATACCAAGCACGCCCGCCACGCCGCGTGGCTGCGCTGTCATCCAGTTCTGCGGGGCGTATTTATTCGCAAAGTCATTGTCTTGAATGCTACGAGGACTTGTATACATCGGTGGCGATCAACCCTTAA